DNA sequence from the Gordonia polyisoprenivorans genome:
ACCGGCACGTCGAACTCTGCGGCTCGTGCCGCCCACGCCCGCGGATCGGCACTGCGCAAACCGATTTGCGCGATGGTCGGCATGTCGGCCGGCGCACCCGGCGACGTCCAGACGGTGCCGACGGTCGGATCGACGACGACGGCCAGCTCGGCATCGCGGTAGAGCTGCAGGCCGGTGGAGCTGTCGACTCCATTCAGATCGAAGCCGATGGCGCCGAGGACCTCACCGAGCTGCGGCGCCGAGGTCGGCCCGGCCGCGACCCGGATCGACACGACGCCGCCGGTGACGGGCCGTTGTGTCTCGCCCTCCGGGTCTTCTTGCGGTGCAGTACCTTCGGATGATCCGGGGCGGCCGGCATCGACGAGCTCCGCGAGGTATCGCAGCGAGCGGTGCGCATCGCGAGCGGTACGTACCGGGTCTGCGTGACGGAAGACGTCGCTGAACACCTCCAACGACCATGGGCCCCGATAGCCCGCCGCGACGACATGCTCGGTGAACGATGCGAGATCGAAGTTGCCCTGACCCGGCAGGCACCGATGATGTCGACTCCACTGCAGCAGATCCATCGCCATCCGCGGGGCATCGGCGAGTTGGAGGAAGAAGATCGAGTCGGCGGGCAGGTCGGCAATTCCGGACGGATCGTCGCCGCGCGACAGGATGTGGAAGCTGTCCAGGCAGGTACCGAGTGCCGGATCATCCACGGCGGCAACGATGGCGGCCGCGTGTCGATAGTCGTTGACGTGATGCCCCCAGGCGAGCGCCTCGAAGGCCAGGCGCTTGCCACGCGTGCCGGCGAGGCGCGCCGCGGTCGCGAGCTGCTCGGCCAGCAGTCCGTCATCACACGCCGCGGACGCCAACGGCGACGAACACACCAGCAGCAGGTCGCAACCCAGGTCGTCCATCACGTCGAACTTGCGCTCGAGGCGAATGAGATTGCGCCGGAAGCGGTCCGGGTCGCGGGAGTCGAGATCGCGGAACGGCTGATAGAGGTCGATGGTCAGTCCGAGATCGGCCGTGGCGCGCGCCAACTCGGCGGGCCGGCCCGGGGCCGCTATCAGATCGGGTTCGAAGATCTCCACCCCGTCGAAGCCGGCGCGGGCAATGGCCTGGAGTTTGTCGCCCAGAGTTCCCGACAGGCACACCGTCGCGATCGACGTTCGGGCGTCGAGCGGCAGTGCCGATCCAGGCGCGTCGTCCACAGCGGTCTGCACGGTGCGGGTCTGCGACATGGGATGGCCTCCTGTGATCCGGGACACGGTGAGTGAAATGTACCAGACGGTTCATTACGTTCGCCCCGAACTCGACTGTGAAGGAATATGTACAGCGCCCCCACCTGCATCTATTGGGATATTTATGAACGATCTGGTTAGTTGTCTTGACCGAGACGAAGGTCCTTTGTATCGTCAGTCACACGCCCAACACTCTGTGTTGGCGAGCACAACTTGGAGGACCGATGACCGCACCCACTTCCGATCTGCCGGCAGCCCAGCCGCGCAAGGCCGCGTTGGCCAGCTTCATGGGCAGCCTGGTGGAGTACTACGACTTCTTCATCTTCGGCACCGCCTCGGCGCTGGTGTTCAACAAGATCTTCTTCCCCGACATCAGCCCGACGGCAGGGACGCTGGCCAGCTTCGCCACGTTCGGCGTCGCCTACATCGCCCGCCCGGTCGGCGCGGTGGTCCTCGGCCACTTCGGTGACCGCATCGGCCGTCAGCGGGTCCTGGTGTTCACCCTCATCCTGATGGGCCTGGCCACCTTCGCGATCGGATGTCTGCCCGACTACCACTCGATCGGCATGGCCGCACCGGTCGCACTCGTCGTTCTTCGCCTGCTGCAAGGACTTTCAGCGGCAGGCGAGCAGTCCGGCGCGAGTTCACTCACGGTTGAACACGCCGATCAGGGCAAGCGCGCCTTCTACGCCAGCTGGACGCTCAACGGCACCCAGGCCGGGCTGCTGGTCGGCACCCTCGCCTTCATCCCCGTCGCCGCGCTGCCCGAGGACGCCCTGCTCAGTTGGGGCTGGCGCGTTCCGTTCTGGTTCAGCGCCGTGGTCATGTTCGTCGCCTACCTGATCCGCCGCACCATGCCCGAGACCCCCGTCTTCGAGAAGATCAAGGACTCGACCGAGGGCGTCTCCGACATCCCGCTGCTGGTGCTGCTGCGCTTCCACTGGCGGGCCCTGGTCCGTGTGATCGCCTGCTCGACGATCTCGGTCATGAGCACCCTGTTCTCGACCTTCGCCCTCAAATACGCCACCACCGACTTCGCCGTCTCGAAGAGTTCGATGTTGCTCGTCAGCGTCATCGCCAACCTCGTCATGCTGCTCAGCCAGCCGCTGTGGGGCCTGGCCGCCGACCGCATCGGGCGCAAGCCGATCTTCATCGGCGGAGCGCTGGGCTGCGCCGTGCTGGCATTCCCTTACCTGTTGATCATCACCACCGGCTCCTTCTGGGCGATCCTCGTGGCCACCCTGATCATCCAGACCGTCGTCTACGCCGCCGCCAACGCCGTCTGGCCGTCGTTCTACTCCGAGATGTTCCCGGCCAAGGTCCGGTACTCGGGCGTGGCCATCGGCACCCAGATCGGCTTCATGGCCAGCGGTTTCCTGCCCCTGATCGCCGCCGCGATCCTCGGCGAGGGCCGGATGGGTTGGGTCCCGGTCGTCGTGGTCGTCGCCGCTTTCGCCGTGGTTGCCGCACTCGCTGCCGCCACCGCGGTCGAGACGCACAAGACCGACACGATGCGACTCGGGGAGGAACCCGTCAAAGGAGCCGACACCATGACCGCGTCGGCACCAGCCTCGCCGTCGATGGCCTGACACCGCTCGCCCACACCCGGCTCCGGGACGATTCCCCGGCCCGATCATCAAAGGACACACCAATGTTCGACATCGAATTCGCCACCGCAGCCCGCCGCGCATCCGGCGGTGCCGTGGTCGCCGCCCTGATCGGGCAGGGGATCTCCCGGTCGCTCACGCCCGCCATGCACGAGCGCGAGGCCGCCCACCACGGACTGGACTACACCTATCTGACCCTCGACGTCCCGGCGTCGGCCGCGGCCACCGTCGACCTCGCGGCGCTGCTGGCCCGCGCCGCCGACGCCGGGCTCGTCGGGCTCAACGTCACACATCCGTTCAAGCAACGGATACTGGCCCATCTCGACGATCTCTCGCCCGACGCAGCCCGTCTCGGTGCGGTCAACACCGTCGTCTTCGACGGCGGCCGCGCAATCGGGCACAACACCGACTGGTCGGGCTTCGCGCGCAGCTTCGACCGAGGCCTCGGCGCCAGTCTCGGCGCCGCGGCCGCACCCCGGGAGTCGGTGGTGCAGATCGGCGCAGGCGGAGCAGGCGCTGCCGTCGCCTATGCCGTACTCACCACCGGGGTCGCCCACTTCCACCTCGTCGACACCGACACCACTCGGGCCGCCGGACTCGCCGCCACCGTGCGCGCCATGTTCGACGCCGAGATCACCTCCGGTGGAGTCGATTCCGTTGCCACCACACTGGCCGACGCGGATGGCCTGGTGCACGCCACCCCGATCGGGATGGCCCATCACCCCGGTACGGCGGTGGACCCGGCGCTGCTGCGCGCCGACCTCTGGGTCGCCGACGTCGTCTACCGTCCGGCCATCACCGAGCTGATCGCGGCGGCCCGTGCGGTCGGTGCGCGCACCCTGCCGGGCGACGGGATGGCGGTCGGGCAGGCCGTCGACGCGCTGCGGCTGTTCACCGGCATCGAGCCGGACGCGGACCGGATGGCCGCCCACATCGCCGAACTCATTGCCGCCGAGGACCTCGCCGAGCGCCGGACCGCCTGAGGACGCCCCTCATCTCGCCGACAGCGCTCTGATACTCGCCGACAGCGCCCTCCTTAACGCCGACAGCGCTCAGCTCAGTCCCGACAGCGCTCGATGAGGCGCTGTCGGCGTCGTGGCGGGCGCTGTCGACGTTGTGACGGGCGCTGTCGACGTTGTGACGGGCGCTGTCGGCGTCGTGACGGGCGCCGTCGGCGCTGGGGAGAGCGCCGCCGACGCAGTGAACGAACGATAGAGTTCATGAGGTGACCGATCCCGCACCCCGACGCCGCGACAGCGAACGCACCAAGGCCGATATCGTGAAGGTCGCGACGAAGGAGTTCGCCGACAAGGGTTTTGCGGGTGCGCGGGTCGATGAGATCGCCGCCAAGACCCACACCACCAAGCGGATGCTCTACTACTACTACGGCGACAAGGACGGTCTGTACCAGGCCGTTCTCGAGGCGTCCTACGGACGTATCCGGCGCCTCGAGCAGAGGGTCACCCACATCGCCGACGACCCGGTTGCCGCGTTGCGCCACGTCGCCGAGATCACCTTCGACCACCACGACCGCAATCCCGACTTCATCCGGATCGTCGCGGGCGAGAACATCCTGCGGGCGGCGCATCTCAAGCATGCGGCAGGCGTTGGGCGCCTGGGCAATCCGGCGCTCGACGTGCTGACCCGGATCCTCGAGTCCGGCCGCGAGAAGGGGGTGTTCCGCAACGACGTCGATGCCCTCGACGTCCATCTCGCGATCAGCAGTTTCTGCTTCTTCCGGGTGGCCAACCGGTTCTCGTGGAAGACCCTGTTCGACCGCGATCTCGCCGCGACCGATCAGCGCGTCCATCAACGACGCATGATCGGCGACATGATCGTCGCCTATCTCACCGACACGTCCACGCCGGACTGAACGACCTCATCCCCCACAGCATCCGCCGACGCCCGGCGGCACCGCATCGCGCACATCACGCGTGACGGCGTTGCGCGCGGACAACTCGTCGGCGGCCGGATAGTCGACACCCACCAGGCTCAGGCCGCGCGCCTGCGCCACCGGGACCTGGCTGCTGCGCTCACGCTGCGCCAACAACCCACGGCACCACTCGACATCACGACGTCCGTCGCCGACGCAGGCGACCGCACCGACGAGCGAACGCACCATCGACCA
Encoded proteins:
- a CDS encoding sugar phosphate isomerase/epimerase and 4-hydroxyphenylpyruvate domain-containing protein, yielding MSQTRTVQTAVDDAPGSALPLDARTSIATVCLSGTLGDKLQAIARAGFDGVEIFEPDLIAAPGRPAELARATADLGLTIDLYQPFRDLDSRDPDRFRRNLIRLERKFDVMDDLGCDLLLVCSSPLASAACDDGLLAEQLATAARLAGTRGKRLAFEALAWGHHVNDYRHAAAIVAAVDDPALGTCLDSFHILSRGDDPSGIADLPADSIFFLQLADAPRMAMDLLQWSRHHRCLPGQGNFDLASFTEHVVAAGYRGPWSLEVFSDVFRHADPVRTARDAHRSLRYLAELVDAGRPGSSEGTAPQEDPEGETQRPVTGGVVSIRVAAGPTSAPQLGEVLGAIGFDLNGVDSSTGLQLYRDAELAVVVDPTVGTVWTSPGAPADMPTIAQIGLRSADPRAWAARAAEFDVPVAPIAAPGPSSKHEGAGEVVRLDVTDTLAVDLRPALSAGTWQRHFDLVPREPAAVTSLYTGVDHIGIGMSPADWEAAMLLLRSVFGMTVEGGLDVPDAVGTMRSQALTSATESGEPIRLVASLVPSRLDGRGPLRRRGGLTHAAFACADIIATARACRSRGLITLPIPENYYDDLRARFDLGADRIDALRRYDILYDADETGGEFFHFFTPTIADDLFFEVVCRRGGYRGYGEVNSPVRVAAALAFDA
- a CDS encoding shikimate dehydrogenase, producing the protein MFDIEFATAARRASGGAVVAALIGQGISRSLTPAMHEREAAHHGLDYTYLTLDVPASAAATVDLAALLARAADAGLVGLNVTHPFKQRILAHLDDLSPDAARLGAVNTVVFDGGRAIGHNTDWSGFARSFDRGLGASLGAAAAPRESVVQIGAGGAGAAVAYAVLTTGVAHFHLVDTDTTRAAGLAATVRAMFDAEITSGGVDSVATTLADADGLVHATPIGMAHHPGTAVDPALLRADLWVADVVYRPAITELIAAARAVGARTLPGDGMAVGQAVDALRLFTGIEPDADRMAAHIAELIAAEDLAERRTA
- a CDS encoding MFS transporter, with the translated sequence MTAPTSDLPAAQPRKAALASFMGSLVEYYDFFIFGTASALVFNKIFFPDISPTAGTLASFATFGVAYIARPVGAVVLGHFGDRIGRQRVLVFTLILMGLATFAIGCLPDYHSIGMAAPVALVVLRLLQGLSAAGEQSGASSLTVEHADQGKRAFYASWTLNGTQAGLLVGTLAFIPVAALPEDALLSWGWRVPFWFSAVVMFVAYLIRRTMPETPVFEKIKDSTEGVSDIPLLVLLRFHWRALVRVIACSTISVMSTLFSTFALKYATTDFAVSKSSMLLVSVIANLVMLLSQPLWGLAADRIGRKPIFIGGALGCAVLAFPYLLIITTGSFWAILVATLIIQTVVYAAANAVWPSFYSEMFPAKVRYSGVAIGTQIGFMASGFLPLIAAAILGEGRMGWVPVVVVVAAFAVVAALAAATAVETHKTDTMRLGEEPVKGADTMTASAPASPSMA
- a CDS encoding TetR/AcrR family transcriptional regulator, producing the protein MTDPAPRRRDSERTKADIVKVATKEFADKGFAGARVDEIAAKTHTTKRMLYYYYGDKDGLYQAVLEASYGRIRRLEQRVTHIADDPVAALRHVAEITFDHHDRNPDFIRIVAGENILRAAHLKHAAGVGRLGNPALDVLTRILESGREKGVFRNDVDALDVHLAISSFCFFRVANRFSWKTLFDRDLAATDQRVHQRRMIGDMIVAYLTDTSTPD